In Archocentrus centrarchus isolate MPI-CPG fArcCen1 chromosome 22, fArcCen1, whole genome shotgun sequence, one DNA window encodes the following:
- the LOC115772343 gene encoding major histocompatibility complex class I-related gene protein-like produces the protein MKMLMVLFLLGVQEAAAVIHSLKYFITGSSGVPNFPEFVVVGMVDDVQIIHYDSDTKKAEPTQDWMIKLTADDPQHWKGQIALALDEQQELKANFETVKQLFKHTAGVHTYQEISGCDWDEETDELNGFSQFGYDGENLISFDQKTHTWTAFNQQAVIIKNIWDNNKARAAWVKTYFTQICPGFLKTLLSYGRSSLMRTVLPSVSLLQRSSSSPITCHSTGFYPHRAELVWKKDGEELHEGVHKGEILPNHDGTFQMSVDLDLSAVGPEHWDRYSCVFQLSGVNEDITTKLDKAGIRSNEGGSLSVIIPVVVAVVVLAAVAVIGFIIYKKRTDKRPPAPVENPEVQEQMVPTA, from the exons ATGAAAATGCTGATGGTCCTGTTTCTCCTGGGAGTACAGGAGGCGGCGGCAG TGATCCACTCTCTGAAGTATTTCATAACTGGAtcctctggagtcccaaacTTCCCAGAGTTTGTGGTTGTTGGGATGGTTGATGATGTTCAGATAATTCACTATGACAGCGACACGAAGAAAGCAGAGCCCACACAGGACTGGATGATCAAACTCACAGCAGATGATCCACAGCACTGGAAGGGTCAGATTGCACTCGCTCTGGATGAGCAGCAGGAGTTAAAAGCCAACTTTGAAACTGTAAAGCAGCTCTTCAAACACACTGcag gtGTTCACACTTATCAGGAGATCTCCGGCTGTGACTGGGATGAAGAGACTGATGAGCTGAATGGATTCAGCCAGTTTGGTTATGATGGAGAGAACTTAATATCATTTGACCAGAAGACACATACGTGGACCGCTTTTAATCAGCAGGCTGTCATCATAAAAAACATCTGGGACAATAACAAAGCTCGCGCTGCATGGGTGAAGACCTACTTCACTCAGATCTGTCCTGGCTTTCTCAAGACGCTCCTGAGCTATGGGAGGAGCTCTCTGATGAGAACAG TCCTTCCCTCAGTGTCTCTCCTCCAgaggtcttcctcctctcccatcACCTGCCACTCTACAGGTTTCTATCCTCACAGAGCTGAGCTGGTCTGGAAGAAAGATGGAGAGGAGCTTCATGAAGGTGTGCACAAAGGAGAGATCCTCCCCAACCATGATGGGACCTTCCAGATGAGTGTTGATCTGGACCTTTCAGCAGTTGGCCCTGAGCACTGGGACAGGtacagctgtgtgtttcagctctCAGGTGTGAACGAGGacatcaccaccaaactggacaAAGCAGGAATCAGGAGCAATGAAG GAGGTTCCCTCTCCGTGATCATTCCTGTGGTTGTTGCTGTGGTCGTTCTCGCTGCCGTCGCTGTGATCggattcattatttacaaaaagagAACAG ACAAACGTCCCCCAGCTC CTGTGGAGAACCCTGAAGTTCAGGAACAAATGGTTCCTACAGCCTGA
- the LOC115772575 gene encoding interferon alpha-inducible protein 27-like protein 2A isoform X1, with translation MGVGTIVAVTAGAVGAVALAPVALGVLGFTSVGIASGSVAAGMMSSAAVANGGGVAAGSLVALLQSAGAAGLSGAATAAVAGAGAGAGAGVNRLARLLHRK, from the exons ATGGGTGTTG GGACAATCGTTGCCGTTACAGCGGGAGCAG TAGGTGCAGTGGCCCTGGCTCCTGTTGCTCTGGGGGTGCTGGGTTTCACCTCAGTTGGAATAGCATCTGGCTCCGTCGCTGCAGGTATGATGTCCTCTGCTGCAGTGGCCAATGGAGGAGGAGTTGCAGCAGGAAGCCTGGTGGCTCTTTTGCAATCAGCAG GTGCAGCTGGCCTGTCGGGGGCTGCCACTGCAGCTGTGGCCGGCGCTGGAGCTGGTGCAGGAGCTGGAGTGAACCGGCTGGCACGCCTCTTACACcggaaataa
- the LOC115772575 gene encoding interferon alpha-inducible protein 27-like protein 2A isoform X2 — translation MGVVGAVALAPVALGVLGFTSVGIASGSVAAGMMSSAAVANGGGVAAGSLVALLQSAGAAGLSGAATAAVAGAGAGAGAGVNRLARLLHRK, via the exons ATGGGTGTTG TAGGTGCAGTGGCCCTGGCTCCTGTTGCTCTGGGGGTGCTGGGTTTCACCTCAGTTGGAATAGCATCTGGCTCCGTCGCTGCAGGTATGATGTCCTCTGCTGCAGTGGCCAATGGAGGAGGAGTTGCAGCAGGAAGCCTGGTGGCTCTTTTGCAATCAGCAG GTGCAGCTGGCCTGTCGGGGGCTGCCACTGCAGCTGTGGCCGGCGCTGGAGCTGGTGCAGGAGCTGGAGTGAACCGGCTGGCACGCCTCTTACACcggaaataa